A genomic region of Lycorma delicatula isolate Av1 chromosome 4, ASM4794821v1, whole genome shotgun sequence contains the following coding sequences:
- the LOC142322571 gene encoding uncharacterized protein LOC142322571 — protein sequence MEIDVDLLVITDPNRIEAARHVWTTDTAGDVAVTSYSNRCPWQLYHREEGILAITFAEFVLVAGYISPNVLLEDFETYIDRITILIIQAPKRVILMGDFNCKAIIAGSQYTNNRGRIFADMMMATGLICLNDGTYTFEARGHRTVLDLTLIDSRWDAHTFHWCVLESDTGSDHRATLLVMDSSHAPAHASSKPPRLNGWQINMVVNRTAAKLANNNELTPLVLQNIITEETARIHQSVNRKHPVYWWSPEIALQRNRLQYWRRKKYRLRAGGGPPFEAALNEFAAARRELNYMIKRAKRNRWRELCSELDSDPWGRAYQIVMKRFGRRLPVLTSENATAQLTDLFPVRDACRFE from the coding sequence ATGGAAATCGATGTCGATTTATTGGTTATAACTGACCCTAATAGAATTGAAGCTGCTCGCCACGTTTGGACCACCGACACTGCCGGGGATGTAGCAGTTACGAGCTACAGTAATAGATGCCCGTGGCAACTGTATCATCGTGAGGAGGGTATCCTTGCCATCACTTTCGCCGAATTTGTTTTAGTTGCTGGCTATATTAGTCCTAATGTTCTTCTGGAGGACTTTGAGACATATATTGACAGAATTACGATTTTAATAATACAAGCACCCAAAAGGGTCATATTAATGGGTGACTTTAACTGTAAAGCCATTATAGCTGGTAGTCAATACACAAACAACAGAGGTCGGATTTTCGCGGATATGATGATGGCTACTGGCCTTATTTGTCTTAACGACGGCACGTATACCTTCGAGGCAAGAGGACACAGAACGGTTCTCGATTTAACATTGATTGATAGTAGATGGGACGCACACACTTTCCACTGGTGTGTGCTCGAATCGGACACAGGCAGCGACCATCGTGCCACCCTGTTGGTCATGGACAGCTCTCACGCTCCCGCCCATGCCTCTTCTAAACCACCACGATTAAACGGATGGCAAATTAATATGGTTGTCAATAGGACTGCTGCTAAACTGGCAAATAATAATGAGCTCACACCATTAGTCCTGCAGAATATAATTACAGAGGAAACGGCCAGGATCCACCAATCGGTTAACAGAAAGCATCCAGTTTACTGGTGGTCACCAGAAATTGCCCTGCAGCGCAACAGGTTACAGTACTGGAGAAGGAAGAAATATAGATTACGAGCAGGAGGCGGCCCTCCTTTTGAAGCCGCACTTAATGAATTTGCGGCGGCAAGGCGAGAGCTTAACTACATGATCAAGCGTGCAAAAAGGAACCGATGGAGGGAATTATGCTCTGAATTGGACTCCGATCCCTGGGGACGGGCTTACCAAATAGTTATGAAGAGGTTCGGACGACGTCTGCCCGTCCTCACGTCGGAGAATGCAACTGCACAACTAACAGATTTGTTCCCGGTCAGAGATGCTTGCCGATTTGAATAG